In Lacibacter sp. H375, one DNA window encodes the following:
- the plsY gene encoding glycerol-3-phosphate 1-O-acyltransferase PlsY, whose product MNLFVLIISAYLIGSIPTAYWIGKLFFNIDIREHGSRNMGASNTFRVLGSVWGIIVLAIDMGKGIAAVQLAHAVNPSDWLSSEHTFWKLIFGLVAVAGHIFPVFAGFRGGKGVATLFGVVLAIQPWTALISIGAFVLVVFLTKYISLGSIIAVLVFAACVWFAVKETNIYMRWFSVIAAFLVIVMHRSNIKRLIAGTENKFKGLRKKK is encoded by the coding sequence ATGAATTTATTCGTGCTCATCATATCAGCTTATCTCATCGGATCAATTCCTACTGCTTACTGGATCGGTAAACTTTTTTTTAATATCGACATCCGTGAACATGGCAGTAGGAACATGGGTGCATCTAATACATTTCGTGTGCTTGGTTCTGTTTGGGGTATTATTGTATTGGCGATCGATATGGGAAAAGGTATAGCAGCTGTGCAACTTGCACATGCTGTTAACCCGTCTGATTGGTTAAGTAGTGAACACACATTCTGGAAATTGATATTCGGCCTGGTTGCAGTAGCGGGGCATATATTCCCCGTATTTGCAGGCTTCAGGGGTGGTAAGGGGGTTGCAACTTTGTTTGGCGTGGTATTAGCAATACAGCCTTGGACGGCACTTATTAGCATTGGTGCATTTGTATTGGTTGTGTTTTTAACAAAGTATATTTCACTTGGCTCTATCATTGCCGTTTTAGTGTTTGCAGCCTGCGTGTGGTTTGCAGTAAAAGAAACGAATATATATATGCGTTGGTTTTCAGTGATTGCAGCGTTTCTTGTAATTGTAATGCATCGTTCGAATATTAAACGGTTAATTGCCGGGACTGAAAACAAATTCAAAGGGTTGCGTAAGAAGAAATAA
- the prmA gene encoding 50S ribosomal protein L11 methyltransferase has protein sequence MNNYIKITLSVANEEQQEILLALLSEEGYDGFEETGNELNAYINEDIYDEKQLNDLLQPYGVEYTKELIAPKNWNAEWESSYEPVIVDEFVAVRAHFHQPVTTVQHQIVITPKMSFGTGHHATTWQVMKLMQAIDFSNKSVFDFGSGTAVLAILAEKLGASSVLAVDNDDWCIENSIENVETNLCKNITVQKADVPSTQQFDIILANINRHILLQYMGTMAASLSNGGLIIISGFYKEENQLLIDAANAHHLNLITSSDRNNWSALLFQKVS, from the coding sequence ATGAATAATTATATCAAGATAACACTGTCTGTTGCAAACGAAGAACAACAGGAAATCCTGCTTGCACTGTTAAGCGAAGAAGGATATGATGGTTTTGAAGAAACTGGAAACGAACTGAACGCATACATCAATGAAGATATTTACGACGAGAAACAATTGAATGACTTGTTACAACCTTACGGGGTGGAGTATACGAAGGAGCTGATTGCCCCCAAAAACTGGAATGCAGAATGGGAGAGTAGCTATGAGCCTGTTATTGTTGATGAGTTTGTTGCTGTGCGTGCACACTTTCACCAACCTGTTACAACAGTGCAACATCAAATTGTGATCACACCAAAGATGAGTTTTGGTACGGGCCATCATGCAACAACCTGGCAGGTGATGAAACTGATGCAGGCGATTGATTTCAGCAACAAATCTGTTTTTGATTTTGGATCCGGTACAGCCGTGCTGGCTATCCTTGCAGAAAAATTAGGCGCATCATCGGTGCTTGCCGTTGATAACGATGATTGGTGCATTGAAAACTCAATTGAAAACGTTGAAACCAATCTTTGCAAAAACATTACCGTACAAAAAGCTGATGTTCCATCAACACAACAATTCGATATTATACTGGCTAACATCAATCGTCATATTTTATTACAGTACATGGGCACCATGGCTGCATCACTCAGCAACGGAGGTCTTATCATCATCAGTGGATTTTATAAAGAAGAAAATCAATTACTCATTGATGCTGCAAATGCTCATCACTTGAATTTGATTACATCATCCGATCGCAATAACTGGAGTGCTTTGTTATTTCAGAAAGTAAGCTAA